Proteins encoded within one genomic window of Tabrizicola piscis:
- the purE gene encoding 5-(carboxyamino)imidazole ribonucleotide mutase, with protein MTVHVGIIMGSQSDWPTMKDAALILDDLGIPYETKIVSAHRTPDRLWDYGKTAVTRGLKVIIAGAGGAAHLPGMMASKTRLPVIGVPVQTRALAGVDSLYSILQMPKGYPVATMAIGGAANAGLMAAAILAISDPALAQRLDAWRDALSASIPDEPSDA; from the coding sequence ATGACCGTTCACGTCGGTATCATCATGGGGTCGCAAAGCGACTGGCCCACCATGAAGGACGCGGCCCTGATTCTGGATGATCTGGGCATTCCGTACGAGACGAAGATCGTCAGCGCGCACCGGACCCCGGATCGCCTGTGGGACTATGGCAAGACCGCCGTAACGCGCGGGCTTAAGGTCATCATCGCGGGGGCCGGGGGTGCGGCCCACTTGCCCGGCATGATGGCATCAAAGACACGCCTGCCCGTCATCGGGGTACCCGTCCAGACCCGCGCCTTGGCCGGGGTTGATTCGCTCTACTCCATCCTGCAGATGCCGAAGGGCTACCCGGTTGCCACCATGGCAATTGGCGGGGCCGCGAATGCCGGCCTGATGGCCGCAGCGATCCTCGCCATCTCCGACCCTGCCCTTGCCCAGCGGCTTGACGCGTGGCGCGACGCCCTTTCCGCCTCTATTCCTGATGAGCCCTCTGATGCTTGA
- a CDS encoding YdcH family protein: MNAPSELSFEEMLRIKLEVLRREHRDLDQAIHALEETGRPDQLTLRRLKKQKLFLKDQMVKIEDQLIPDIIA, encoded by the coding sequence ATGAACGCCCCCTCCGAACTCAGTTTCGAAGAAATGCTCCGCATCAAGCTTGAGGTGCTGCGGCGTGAGCATCGCGATCTTGACCAGGCCATTCACGCGCTGGAAGAAACCGGTCGCCCAGACCAGTTGACCCTGCGCCGCCTGAAGAAGCAGAAACTGTTTCTGAAGGACCAGATGGTCAAGATCGAGGATCAGCTGATCCCCGACATCATCGCCTGA
- a CDS encoding Hsp20 family protein: MTKLSFGAHPYLLGFEQLERLVERTAKSGAEGYPPFNIEAVAENAYRITLAVAGFREDDLAITVEERQLVVRGRQADDLGERVFLHRGIAARAFQRSFVMADGVEVAGATMEHGLLHIDLRRQVPDTVVQTIRIGRKDASLKDGGNT, translated from the coding sequence ATGACGAAACTGAGTTTTGGGGCCCACCCCTACCTTCTGGGGTTCGAACAGCTGGAACGGCTGGTTGAACGCACCGCGAAATCGGGGGCCGAAGGCTACCCGCCCTTCAACATCGAAGCCGTGGCGGAAAACGCCTATCGGATCACCCTGGCGGTTGCCGGGTTCCGTGAGGACGATCTTGCCATCACGGTGGAAGAGCGGCAGCTGGTCGTGCGCGGCCGTCAGGCCGATGATCTGGGCGAGCGGGTGTTCCTGCACCGGGGCATCGCCGCGCGGGCGTTCCAGCGCAGTTTCGTGATGGCCGACGGGGTCGAAGTGGCCGGGGCGACGATGGAGCATGGTTTGCTGCATATCGACCTGCGCCGTCAGGTGCCGGATACCGTGGTGCAGACGATCAGGATCGGTCGGAAAGATGCCAGCCTGAAGGATGGGGGCAACACATGA
- a CDS encoding DUF1150 family protein, with translation MNTPFNGLPQGADRIVYVREVAVEDLPDDVRAQMDGLDVIWSVHGADGRQLALVADRKLAFHLAREHDFTPVSVH, from the coding sequence ATGAACACACCTTTCAACGGATTGCCGCAGGGCGCTGACCGGATCGTCTATGTCCGCGAAGTCGCGGTCGAGGATTTGCCGGACGATGTGCGCGCGCAGATGGACGGGCTGGATGTGATCTGGTCAGTGCATGGCGCGGATGGCCGCCAGCTGGCGCTGGTCGCGGACCGGAAGCTCGCGTTTCACCTGGCGCGGGAACATGACTTCACGCCGGTGAGCGTGCATTGA
- a CDS encoding sterol desaturase family protein yields the protein MLDFLTQLLSDSWSAGLGTLESLLPTAAFFLSLGMLVKRSALFADMRRAAVESGLNVQILLFNLVFIGPMIVLYSQALDWAFITNGISLIDRDFWNGMPMLPVVLLGVFVGDFVGYWRHRLEHTRFLWPGHAVHHSDTEMTWLTLQRFHPFNKITTFVIDTGVLLVLGLPIEAIVANNLVRHYYGYLIHADLPWTYGPLGRVFVSPAMHRWHHAADRAAFDTNYATVFSIFDQAFGTFRVPGPCNVPLGVTDQMAPTLVGQLGYAFTPSAYRRRGAKPAPPAPARIHEIPGE from the coding sequence ATGCTCGACTTTCTGACCCAGCTGCTGTCCGACAGCTGGAGCGCCGGACTAGGCACGCTGGAATCCCTGCTGCCCACGGCGGCCTTCTTCCTGTCGCTGGGAATGCTGGTGAAACGCTCAGCCCTATTTGCCGACATGCGCCGCGCCGCAGTCGAGTCTGGGCTCAACGTGCAGATACTGCTGTTCAATCTGGTCTTTATCGGCCCGATGATCGTGCTTTACTCGCAGGCCTTGGACTGGGCATTCATCACCAACGGCATCAGCCTGATCGACCGCGACTTCTGGAACGGCATGCCGATGCTGCCGGTCGTCCTCCTCGGGGTCTTTGTTGGCGATTTTGTCGGCTACTGGCGCCACAGGCTGGAACACACCCGCTTTCTTTGGCCGGGCCACGCCGTCCACCATTCCGACACCGAGATGACCTGGCTGACCCTGCAACGGTTCCACCCGTTCAACAAGATCACCACGTTTGTTATCGACACGGGTGTCCTGCTAGTGCTGGGCCTGCCGATCGAGGCGATCGTCGCCAACAATCTGGTCCGCCATTACTATGGCTATCTGATCCACGCCGACTTGCCCTGGACCTATGGCCCGCTGGGGCGCGTGTTCGTGTCGCCCGCCATGCACCGCTGGCACCATGCAGCAGACCGGGCTGCCTTCGACACCAACTATGCGACGGTGTTTTCGATCTTTGACCAGGCCTTTGGCACGTTCCGTGTGCCGGGCCCCTGCAACGTACCGCTGGGTGTTACCGACCAGATGGCGCCGACACTGGTCGGCCAGCTTGGCTATGCCTTCACCCCGAGCGCCTATCGTCGGCGCGGGGCCAAGCCAGCACCGCCCGCCCCAGCAAGAATTCACGAAATTCCGGGCGAATAG
- a CDS encoding bifunctional sulfate adenylyltransferase/adenylylsulfate kinase, with product MSSLPNLAPIPELYVSYDSAQKLKHEAGALPSWDLTARQVCDLELLMNGGFFPLRGFMGQADYDGVVANMRTADGTLWPMPITLDVSEAFAEKVEPGQDIALRDAEGVILAILSISDKWVPNKALEAEKVFGADDLAHPAVNYLHNQAGKVYLGGPVTGIQQPVHYDFKARRDTPNELRAFFRKMGWRKIVAFQTRNPLHRAHQELTFRAAREAQANLLIHPVVGMTKPGDVDHFTRVRCYEAVLDQYPAQTTALSLLNLAMRMAGPREAVWHGIIRKNHGCTHMIVGRDHAGPGKNSQGQDFYDPYAAQELFAAHAAEIGIEMVDFKHMVYVAEKAQYYPANEVPEGSTVLDISGTELRRRLREGLDIPEWFSFPQVVEELRKTSPARSKQGFTVFFTGLSGSGKSTIANALMVKLMEMGGRPVTLLDGDVVRKHLSSELGFSKEHRDLNIKRIGYVASEITKNGGIAICAPIAPYTATRRAVREMIEAFGAFIEVHVATSIEECERRDRKGLYKLAREGKIKEFTGISDPYEAPTKAELVVDTENVDVDHCAHQVLLKLEQMGLIRA from the coding sequence ATGTCTTCCCTGCCAAACCTCGCCCCGATCCCCGAGCTTTATGTTTCCTACGATTCCGCCCAGAAGCTGAAGCATGAGGCTGGCGCGCTGCCCTCATGGGACCTGACCGCGCGTCAGGTCTGCGATCTGGAGCTGTTGATGAACGGCGGGTTCTTCCCGTTGCGTGGCTTCATGGGACAGGCGGACTATGATGGCGTCGTCGCCAACATGCGCACCGCTGATGGCACGCTCTGGCCCATGCCGATCACGCTGGACGTGTCCGAGGCCTTTGCCGAAAAGGTCGAACCCGGTCAGGACATCGCCCTTCGCGACGCCGAAGGTGTCATCCTTGCGATCCTGTCGATCAGCGACAAATGGGTGCCGAACAAGGCGCTTGAGGCGGAAAAGGTTTTTGGCGCTGATGACCTCGCCCACCCTGCGGTCAACTACCTGCACAACCAGGCGGGCAAGGTCTATCTGGGCGGCCCGGTCACCGGCATCCAGCAGCCGGTCCACTATGACTTCAAGGCCCGCCGTGACACCCCGAACGAACTCCGCGCCTTCTTCCGCAAGATGGGTTGGCGCAAGATCGTGGCTTTCCAGACCCGCAACCCCCTCCACCGCGCGCATCAGGAACTCACCTTCCGCGCCGCGCGTGAGGCGCAGGCCAACCTCCTCATCCACCCCGTCGTCGGCATGACCAAACCCGGCGACGTGGACCACTTCACCCGCGTCCGCTGTTATGAGGCGGTGCTGGACCAGTACCCCGCCCAGACCACGGCCCTCAGCCTCCTCAACCTCGCCATGCGCATGGCCGGCCCGCGTGAGGCGGTCTGGCACGGCATCATCCGCAAGAACCACGGCTGCACCCACATGATCGTGGGCCGTGACCATGCCGGGCCGGGGAAAAACTCCCAAGGTCAGGATTTTTACGACCCCTACGCTGCGCAAGAACTGTTCGCCGCCCATGCCGCCGAGATCGGCATCGAGATGGTCGATTTCAAACACATGGTCTATGTCGCCGAAAAGGCCCAGTACTACCCGGCGAACGAAGTGCCCGAAGGCTCCACCGTGCTGGACATTTCCGGCACCGAACTCCGCCGCCGCTTGCGCGAAGGGCTGGACATCCCCGAATGGTTCAGCTTCCCGCAAGTGGTGGAAGAACTGAGGAAGACCAGCCCCGCGCGGTCCAAGCAGGGCTTCACCGTGTTCTTCACCGGCCTCTCCGGCAGCGGCAAATCCACCATCGCCAACGCGCTGATGGTCAAGCTGATGGAAATGGGCGGCCGCCCCGTCACGCTGCTGGATGGCGACGTGGTGCGCAAACACCTGTCCTCGGAACTCGGCTTCTCCAAGGAACACCGCGACCTGAACATCAAGCGCATCGGCTATGTGGCGTCCGAGATCACCAAGAACGGCGGCATCGCCATCTGCGCCCCCATCGCCCCCTACACCGCCACCCGCCGCGCGGTGCGTGAGATGATCGAGGCGTTCGGCGCCTTCATCGAAGTCCATGTCGCGACCAGCATCGAAGAATGCGAACGCCGCGACCGCAAGGGCCTGTATAAACTGGCACGCGAAGGCAAGATCAAGGAATTCACCGGCATCTCCGACCCCTATGAAGCGCCGACCAAGGCCGAACTGGTGGTGGACACCGAAAATGTCGATGTCGACCACTGCGCCCACCAGGTTCTGCTCAAGCTGGAACAGATGGGCCTGATCCGGGCGTGA
- a CDS encoding RNA pyrophosphohydrolase: protein MPAMTDPESLPYRPCVGVVLIDARGLVFAGQRIDSPSPAWQMPQGGIDKDETPKTAAFRELWEETGVTRDLVTPIAKTHGWVTYDLPPDLLGKVWGGKYRGQRQKWFLFRFNGRDSDIKIATEHPEFSTWRWILADEMVDSIVPFKRAVYDEVIRSFRAYLA from the coding sequence GTGCCCGCCATGACCGACCCGGAAAGCCTGCCCTACCGCCCCTGTGTCGGCGTCGTCCTGATCGACGCCCGCGGTCTTGTGTTTGCCGGTCAGCGGATCGACAGCCCCTCGCCCGCATGGCAGATGCCACAAGGCGGCATCGACAAGGACGAAACCCCCAAGACAGCGGCCTTCCGTGAGCTGTGGGAAGAAACCGGCGTCACCCGTGACCTTGTCACCCCCATCGCCAAGACCCACGGCTGGGTGACCTATGACCTGCCGCCCGATCTTCTGGGCAAGGTCTGGGGCGGCAAGTACCGGGGCCAGCGGCAGAAATGGTTCCTGTTCCGCTTCAATGGCCGCGACAGCGACATCAAGATCGCCACCGAACACCCCGAGTTTTCGACCTGGCGCTGGATTCTGGCCGATGAGATGGTTGACAGCATCGTCCCCTTCAAACGCGCGGTTTATGACGAAGTCATCCGCAGTTTCCGCGCTTATCTGGCGTAA
- a CDS encoding S41 family peptidase — protein sequence MKKFVMAALGGTVAGVVLTTQIAGPLIAQEASSDTSVYEQLDLFGDIFERIRSQYVEEVSTEDLVTAAINGMLTSLDPHSGYLSAKDFDDMRVQTRGEFGGLGIEVTQEEGFIKVISPMDGTPADKAGILAGDFITHVDGESVLGLLLDDAVEKMRGPIGSEIIITIVREGTPEPFDVSIIRDTIKLTAVRGRVVDNTVVLRITTFNDQTTSGMVEALNTAIEELGGIENMDGVVLDLRNNPGGLLNEAISVSDAFLEKGEIVSTRGRQAGSGERYNAQPGDLVAGKPIVMLINGGSASASEIVAGALQDHRRAIVVGTKSFGKGSVQTLIPLRGDGAMRLTTARYYTPSGRSIQALGISPDIVVNQPPPAPVVEGEEDAPASAVRNRSEADLRGAITNDSMTDEEKRLYEEELARAEESAKLRDEDYQLAYAVDIIKGLTAIAPEQP from the coding sequence ATGAAAAAGTTCGTGATGGCCGCCTTGGGCGGAACGGTTGCCGGGGTGGTGCTGACCACGCAGATCGCCGGCCCCCTGATCGCGCAGGAAGCCTCCAGCGATACCTCGGTCTACGAACAGCTTGATCTGTTCGGCGACATCTTCGAACGCATCCGCAGCCAGTATGTCGAGGAAGTGTCGACCGAAGACCTGGTCACCGCCGCGATCAACGGGATGCTCACCTCGCTTGACCCGCACTCCGGCTATCTGTCGGCCAAGGATTTCGACGACATGCGGGTGCAGACCCGCGGCGAATTCGGCGGCCTCGGGATCGAGGTGACGCAGGAAGAAGGCTTCATCAAGGTCATCTCCCCGATGGACGGCACCCCCGCCGACAAGGCCGGCATCCTTGCGGGCGACTTCATCACCCATGTCGATGGCGAATCCGTCCTTGGCCTTCTGCTGGACGACGCCGTGGAAAAGATGCGCGGTCCGATCGGATCGGAAATCATCATCACCATCGTCCGCGAAGGTACGCCGGAACCCTTTGACGTGTCGATCATCCGCGACACCATCAAGCTGACCGCCGTCCGGGGCCGCGTTGTCGACAACACGGTCGTCCTGCGGATCACCACCTTCAACGACCAGACCACCTCTGGCATGGTCGAAGCCCTGAACACCGCAATCGAGGAACTGGGCGGGATCGAGAACATGGACGGCGTCGTCCTTGATCTGCGCAACAACCCCGGCGGCCTGTTGAACGAAGCGATCTCGGTCTCGGACGCCTTCCTTGAAAAGGGCGAGATCGTCTCCACCCGGGGCCGTCAGGCAGGCAGTGGCGAACGCTACAACGCCCAGCCCGGCGATCTGGTGGCAGGCAAGCCGATCGTGATGCTGATCAACGGCGGCTCTGCTTCGGCCTCGGAAATCGTGGCCGGCGCCTTGCAGGACCACCGCCGCGCCATCGTTGTCGGCACGAAAAGCTTCGGCAAAGGCTCGGTCCAGACCCTGATCCCGCTGCGCGGCGACGGGGCGATGCGCCTGACCACCGCGCGCTACTACACGCCATCCGGCCGGTCGATCCAGGCGCTTGGCATCTCGCCAGACATCGTGGTGAACCAGCCGCCACCAGCCCCCGTGGTTGAAGGTGAGGAAGATGCACCGGCATCGGCCGTCCGCAACCGGTCCGAAGCCGACCTGCGCGGCGCCATCACCAACGATTCGATGACCGATGAGGAAAAGCGGCTGTACGAGGAAGAACTCGCCCGGGCCGAGGAATCGGCCAAGCTGCGGGATGAGGATTACCAACTCGCCTATGCCGTCGACATCATCAAGGGGCTGACCGCCATCGCCCCCGAACAGCCCTAA
- a CDS encoding murein hydrolase activator EnvC family protein — protein sequence MIRAAALCLLLTAPMLVGPATAQTVAEQAALASADLQAAVAALDAAVEARDRVAALSKTIRAYESGLAALRGALRQASLRETALTRQFDAKSDSIGRLLGVLATMEANPGPLLLLHPDGALGTARSGMVMADVTPALQAEAEALKAELQELADLRALQLSAGETLSKGLAAAQEARTSLSQAMSDRVDLPRRFLDDPDALRDLLESADTLDGFAAGLSPDAEGDTSFVAAKGTLPLPVLGRTLRKPGEADATGTRRPGLTLATGPRALVTAPWPATIRYRGPLLDYGNVMILEPGDGYLLVLAGLDVLYGEVGEVVAADAPLGLMGGVEAASAEFLTEPADGSGGRGTETLYMELRQGAAPVDPMPWFTATARTED from the coding sequence ATGATCCGCGCCGCCGCCCTTTGCCTTCTGCTTACTGCCCCAATGCTTGTGGGCCCGGCCACCGCGCAGACGGTGGCCGAACAGGCCGCTCTCGCCTCGGCCGATCTGCAGGCCGCCGTGGCCGCCCTTGACGCGGCAGTCGAGGCGCGGGACCGCGTTGCCGCGCTCAGCAAGACGATCCGCGCCTACGAATCCGGGCTGGCCGCCCTGCGCGGGGCGTTGCGGCAGGCGTCACTGCGCGAAACCGCCCTGACCCGTCAGTTCGACGCCAAAAGTGACAGCATCGGCCGCCTGCTGGGCGTCTTGGCCACGATGGAGGCGAACCCCGGCCCGCTTCTCCTGCTGCACCCCGACGGCGCGCTTGGCACCGCCCGCTCCGGCATGGTGATGGCGGATGTGACCCCCGCCCTGCAGGCCGAAGCCGAGGCGCTCAAGGCCGAGCTTCAGGAACTCGCCGACCTGCGCGCGCTCCAGCTTTCGGCGGGCGAAACGCTGTCCAAAGGCCTTGCCGCCGCGCAAGAGGCTCGAACCAGCCTGTCACAGGCCATGTCCGACCGGGTCGACCTGCCGCGCCGGTTTCTGGATGACCCCGACGCGCTGCGCGATCTGCTGGAAAGCGCCGACACGCTGGATGGCTTTGCCGCAGGCCTGTCACCCGATGCCGAAGGCGACACCAGCTTTGTCGCCGCCAAGGGCACCCTGCCGCTGCCCGTCCTTGGTCGCACCCTGCGCAAACCTGGCGAGGCGGACGCCACCGGCACCCGCCGCCCCGGCCTGACCCTTGCCACCGGACCCCGTGCACTGGTCACCGCTCCATGGCCTGCGACCATCCGCTACCGCGGTCCGCTGCTTGACTACGGAAATGTGATGATACTCGAACCCGGGGACGGCTATCTACTGGTTCTGGCCGGACTGGATGTCCTTTATGGCGAGGTAGGAGAAGTCGTTGCCGCCGATGCCCCACTTGGCCTGATGGGAGGGGTCGAGGCAGCTTCGGCGGAATTCCTGACCGAACCGGCAGATGGGTCTGGCGGGCGCGGGACGGAAACGCTTTATATGGAACTCAGACAGGGTGCAGCGCCCGTGGACCCGATGCCGTGGTTCACCGCCACCGCCCGCACAGAGGATTGA
- the gpmI gene encoding 2,3-bisphosphoglycerate-independent phosphoglycerate mutase, with amino-acid sequence MTAPKPVVLCILDGWGIGPNPETSAPAQARVPTFNHLWATCPHATLVTHGPDVGLPTGQMGNSEVGHTNIGAGRVVAMDLGAIDLAIEDGSFAVNPAILDFAAKVKAKGGTAHLLGVVSDGGVHGHVNHILAACRAITALGVPVALHAITDGRDVSPSSAQGYVADLVQRLPYGASIATVTGRYWAMDRDNRWERVARAYDVIVNAKGEAAQYPISAISSSYAKAETDEFLAPTVIDGYHGAKDGDGIFCLNFRADRAREILAALGDPAFTAFDTGPRPEWSAMLGMVEYSDAHNAYIATAFPKRVLVNTLGEWVSNHGRTQFRLAETEKYPHVTFFLNGGREVPYPGEDRAMPLSPKVATYDLQPEMSAPEVTDRLVGAINHGYDLIVVNFANPDMVGHTGSLPAAIRACEAVDQGLARALEALTARGGAMLICADHGNCEVMVDPVSGGPHTAHTTNPVPVILVGGPAGAHLRNGRLSDLAPTLLQLMGLPQPAEMTGETLIA; translated from the coding sequence ATGACCGCCCCGAAACCCGTCGTCCTTTGCATCCTTGACGGCTGGGGCATTGGCCCGAACCCTGAAACCAGCGCGCCGGCGCAGGCGCGGGTGCCGACCTTCAACCACCTTTGGGCCACCTGCCCGCATGCCACCCTTGTGACCCACGGGCCAGATGTGGGCCTGCCCACCGGGCAGATGGGCAACTCCGAGGTTGGCCACACCAACATCGGCGCGGGCCGCGTGGTGGCGATGGACCTTGGTGCCATCGACCTTGCCATCGAAGACGGCAGCTTTGCCGTGAACCCGGCCATTCTGGACTTTGCTGCCAAGGTGAAGGCCAAGGGCGGGACCGCGCATCTTCTGGGCGTGGTGTCGGATGGCGGCGTGCATGGCCACGTCAACCACATCCTTGCCGCCTGCCGCGCAATCACCGCGCTTGGCGTTCCCGTAGCGCTCCATGCCATCACCGATGGGCGCGATGTCTCTCCCTCCTCGGCGCAGGGCTATGTGGCCGACCTTGTCCAGCGCCTGCCCTATGGTGCCAGCATCGCCACGGTGACGGGCCGCTACTGGGCCATGGACCGTGACAATCGCTGGGAACGCGTGGCGCGCGCCTACGACGTGATCGTCAATGCAAAGGGCGAGGCTGCCCAGTATCCGATCAGCGCCATCTCAAGCTCTTATGCCAAGGCCGAGACGGATGAATTCCTCGCCCCCACCGTGATCGACGGCTATCACGGGGCCAAGGATGGGGACGGTATCTTCTGCCTGAACTTCCGGGCCGACCGGGCGCGGGAAATCCTTGCCGCGCTTGGTGATCCCGCCTTCACCGCGTTTGACACCGGCCCCCGGCCGGAGTGGTCGGCCATGCTGGGGATGGTCGAATATTCCGACGCCCACAACGCCTATATCGCCACCGCCTTCCCCAAGCGCGTGCTGGTGAACACCCTTGGCGAATGGGTCTCCAACCACGGCCGTACCCAATTCCGTCTGGCCGAAACCGAAAAATACCCCCATGTCACCTTCTTCCTGAACGGCGGGCGTGAGGTGCCCTACCCCGGCGAAGACCGCGCTATGCCTTTGTCGCCCAAGGTCGCCACCTATGACCTGCAACCGGAAATGAGCGCGCCCGAAGTGACTGATCGGCTGGTTGGGGCGATCAACCATGGCTATGACCTGATCGTCGTCAACTTCGCCAACCCCGATATGGTGGGCCATACCGGCAGCCTCCCCGCTGCGATCAGGGCGTGCGAGGCGGTGGATCAAGGTCTTGCCCGCGCGCTGGAGGCGCTGACCGCAAGGGGTGGCGCGATGCTGATCTGCGCCGACCATGGCAATTGCGAGGTGATGGTAGATCCCGTCTCTGGCGGCCCCCATACCGCCCATACCACGAACCCGGTGCCGGTCATCCTTGTCGGCGGCCCCGCTGGCGCCCACTTGCGCAATGGCCGCCTGTCGGACCTGGCGCCCACGCTGCTGCAGTTGATGGGCCTGCCCCAGCCCGCCGAAATGACCGGGGAAACGCTGATCGCATGA
- a CDS encoding DMT family transporter → MTAPQSATTQNTRLGVWLMIATTVVFAAQDGISRHLATDYSVMMVVMIRFWVFGLFAITLAAVSTGGLRAAAKSHTPWVQLVRGVILVAEICVMVVGFVKLGLIEAHAVFTSYPLLIAALSGPILGEKVGWRRWTAIAVGFVGVLIILQPGIAVFSPWALVPLLAALMFAVYGLLTRYVARKDSAPVSFFWTGVVGAIAMTPFGLANWTWMTPTDWAWMSTLCCTAVLGHWLLIRAYAVAEASAIQPFAYLQLVFASSIGLFVFGEVLRINVAIGAGIVVAAGVFTLWRQRVREKAAERAQ, encoded by the coding sequence ATGACCGCGCCCCAATCCGCCACCACCCAGAACACCCGCCTTGGCGTCTGGCTGATGATCGCGACCACGGTGGTCTTCGCCGCGCAGGACGGGATCTCGCGGCATCTGGCGACGGATTACAGCGTGATGATGGTGGTGATGATCCGCTTCTGGGTCTTCGGGCTGTTTGCCATCACCCTTGCCGCCGTCAGCACCGGCGGCCTGCGCGCCGCTGCCAAAAGCCACACGCCTTGGGTACAGCTTGTCCGGGGCGTGATCCTGGTGGCCGAGATTTGCGTGATGGTCGTCGGTTTCGTGAAGCTGGGCCTGATCGAGGCGCATGCCGTCTTTACCAGCTACCCCCTGCTGATCGCCGCGCTGTCCGGCCCGATCCTGGGCGAAAAGGTCGGCTGGCGGCGCTGGACGGCAATCGCCGTGGGCTTTGTCGGCGTCCTCATCATCCTGCAGCCGGGCATTGCCGTCTTTTCGCCCTGGGCGCTGGTGCCCCTGCTTGCGGCCCTCATGTTCGCGGTCTACGGGCTTTTGACCCGCTACGTCGCCCGCAAGGACAGCGCGCCCGTCAGCTTTTTTTGGACCGGCGTCGTCGGGGCCATCGCCATGACACCCTTCGGCCTTGCCAACTGGACTTGGATGACCCCGACCGACTGGGCCTGGATGTCCACCCTGTGCTGCACCGCTGTCCTTGGCCACTGGCTTCTCATCCGCGCCTATGCGGTGGCCGAAGCGTCGGCGATCCAGCCCTTCGCCTATCTGCAGCTGGTCTTCGCCTCGTCCATCGGCCTTTTCGTCTTTGGCGAGGTGCTGCGCATCAACGTCGCCATCGGCGCGGGAATCGTGGTGGCGGCGGGGGTCTTCACCCTGTGGCGCCAGCGCGTCCGGGAAAAGGCCGCCGAACGGGCGCAGTAG
- a CDS encoding DMT family transporter has translation MSSSRNPVKGIWLMVAAVAAFAAQDGFSKHLAGEYSTLMIIMIRYWVFAGFVTILALRRPEGPRAAIRSGRLGAHLIRSCLLVAEICLIVWGYTLIGLIESHAVFAICPLLIVALSGPILGERIVWQRWAAVAAGLLGVIIILRPGVGVFSWAALLPLVAAFFFALYSVLTRLTTRDEPTFPAFFWPGVIGALLMTGLGLPHLEPMVPQDMAFLAIYCALSIFSHWLLLKCYEQIEAARVQPYAYLQIVFVTIIGLTIYGEVLELPVAIGTAVIVAAGLYALSLERKSA, from the coding sequence ATGAGCTCTTCCCGAAATCCCGTTAAAGGCATCTGGCTGATGGTCGCCGCCGTCGCCGCCTTTGCAGCGCAGGACGGGTTTTCCAAGCACCTTGCGGGCGAATACTCGACCCTGATGATCATCATGATCCGCTACTGGGTCTTCGCCGGGTTCGTCACCATCCTGGCGCTCCGCCGGCCCGAGGGGCCGCGCGCGGCGATCCGGTCGGGGCGGCTTGGCGCGCACCTCATCCGGTCATGCCTGCTGGTGGCCGAGATCTGTCTGATCGTCTGGGGCTATACCCTGATCGGGTTGATCGAAAGCCATGCCGTCTTTGCGATCTGCCCGCTGCTGATCGTCGCCCTCTCCGGTCCGATCCTTGGGGAGCGCATCGTCTGGCAGCGGTGGGCGGCGGTTGCTGCCGGGCTGCTGGGCGTCATCATCATCCTGCGCCCGGGGGTTGGCGTGTTCAGCTGGGCAGCACTTCTGCCGCTTGTCGCTGCGTTCTTCTTCGCGCTCTATTCCGTCCTGACCCGCCTGACCACGCGGGACGAGCCGACGTTTCCCGCCTTCTTCTGGCCCGGCGTGATCGGCGCGCTGCTGATGACCGGGCTTGGCCTGCCGCATCTGGAGCCGATGGTCCCGCAGGACATGGCCTTCCTTGCCATCTACTGCGCCTTGTCGATCTTCTCGCACTGGCTCCTGTTGAAATGCTACGAGCAGATCGAGGCGGCGCGGGTCCAGCCCTATGCCTATCTGCAGATCGTCTTCGTCACCATCATCGGCCTGACGATCTATGGCGAAGTGCTTGAACTGCCCGTCGCCATCGGCACTGCCGTCATCGTCGCCGCAGGGCTTTATGCACTGTCGTTGGAACGCAAGTCCGCATGA